A window of Lysobacter sp. TY2-98 genomic DNA:
GCTAAAAGGTCAGTGCGGATATCCGCTTCCACTATGGCTTTGGAGATTGCCGCGATCGGTATGCTCAGCTGTTCCAAGCGCGCCGAAAACCACGCCTGCAGTTCATGGGCGATGAAGAGGTGCGGCTCGGCACCGCTGGAGTGGGTTGCGTGACCCCTAAGTACATCGATCTCAAGCCTGCCATCTGGCAGGTTGGCTAGTGATTCCAAGTCGTCGCCCATGCGCCAGCCAACGAGCATCGGACAAAGAGTGTTGGCGATGTCTTGCAGCACTTTGCGACGCACTGGCACTGCCCTCTAACACCTGAGTTAAGCCGCGCCACGAAGTGGCGTCGGCTTGGACGAATTGTTAGCTGCCAGACGACAGCAGCGGGTTGCGCTCATCGAAGCCGGCTGAGAGGTCGGGCATTTCACCGGCGAAGAAGCCCTCAAACACCTACTGAAGCCGCTCTTTAGCCTCGTAGAGCTTCTCGGGCTCCATGTTTTTGATTGTGTAGACATCGTTCGGATCGAGGTGTGCAGCTAAGAGGCTGAAAGTAGCGCTGAAGAGCCGAAATGCTCGTCGGCGTAGCTCCGGATCGGAGCCGACCGCGCCGACAAGTTGAAACAGCGCCCATTCCACTTTCCAGTACTCGTCCTGTGACCAGGTTGCATCCTCGTATAGACATGCCCTGAAGGAAGTTTCGTCGAACTCGCCGGACCACGGGTGGTTTCTCGCAATTACCGTGTAGGCATCCATGGCAGCTAACACCTGAGTTAAGCCGCGCCGCGAAGCGGCGTCGGCTTGGACGAATTGTTAGCGCCCATGCTACTAGCGGACCGGTGGCAAGGTGACGACGCGAACTTGAGATATTTGCCCGACACCTGGGTTACGCCCGTGCGAATCAAAGTAGACGATCGGACCGTACGTGGCGAAATAGGCGCCGCCCACTTCAAAAGTGTCTTGAACGACGACCAGGCGGTATCCGCGTCCGACGTAGTGCTGGCCCAAGAACTGCTTGACCTTAGGCGGCGCCACGCTACGGGCGTGGACAGGGCGGCTGCCAGCCAGGACGGCGCAGACGTCCTCTTGTGCCTCAAGGATCGCCCGGCGGGCGTCGGCGGGCAGGTCACGATCCTCCATGCCGGCAATGGGGCTGCACGGCGTGAACCGCTGACGCGACTCTGCATCTTGTTTGGGGGCGCAGCCGAGTAGTGCAGTTGCCACCACAAGTGCCAAGAAGGGCTTCATGGGCGCTAACACCTGAGTTAAGCCGCGCCGCGAAGCGGCGTCGGCTTGGACGAATTGTTAGGCCTACAGCGACTTAGGGTCAGGGAAGTCTTCGTAGCCGGCATACATGGCATACCCAGCGTAGCTCGCGTAAGGGGCGTATCCGCCGCGCCTACCGTACGGGCTAAAGCCATAGCCTTGCCAGCCCTTCTTG
This region includes:
- a CDS encoding Imm41 family immunity protein, giving the protein MDAYTVIARNHPWSGEFDETSFRACLYEDATWSQDEYWKVEWALFQLVGAVGSDPELRRRAFRLFSATFSLLAAHLDPNDVYTIKNMEPEKLYEAKERLQ